The nucleotide window ctttaagaaattgagaATTATATGAAATCAGACTTTCGGGTAAAACACACTAATTTATGCTTGCTTTCTGAGGTCacgcaatcaaattcgtggaaaattacttctttctcgaaaactacgttacttcagaaagagccctttctcacaatgttgttgactatcaacagctctccattactcgttaccaagtaaggttttatgctaataattattttgagcaattaccaatagctaagtgtttactgcctttaacttatGATTTATTAAGCATACTGATCCCTCTGCTTCCACTTCGCATGTAGTATGGTCAAAGAGAATACAGGTTAAATGGATTCTGATTGGCACCACAAACAAAgctattaataaaaaataaaaaaaaaaggctttgGAGCTTTTGCCTGTATAACTCCTGAAACGATAGACCAGGGTTTGTCCCTCATTTTCaagtgaaaataataataataataataatacaaggtatttataaagcgctctaactaacaggggaaagtaccacagcgctgtacacacaaaaaaacaaagagcaaagaataaataaaagcaaGCAAATCAGGTGaacaggtgggttttgagagatttcttgAAGGCTGCTAGTGAGCTAGAGTGGCGGATGCTGTGAGGTAAatcattccagagtttgggggcAGCAGCGTGGAAGCTTTTTTCACCAGTAGTGGTGAGTGTTTTGGGGATGGCAAGTAGTCTGGTGTAAAATTCTTTAAGTAAAATGCAGTACAATACAATAAGTACTAACTAATGGTGTACTTTATCATCTCATTATGCTAGCCTATGCTTACCTGTACAAAGCATACATCACACTGGAACAGATGAGTAATAGACATACTGGCACGATGGTCGATACCAACACAACAGTGTTATCCGCTGGTGACAAAAAAATAAGCACACACCACCTTCATTATATGCCATGGAAACAAGTGCATACATCAAAAATGCTACTTTAATCCCTTTTCGAAGATTTGTTTTGACATTGCGCCTGTATCAGAACCAGAATGTAGTATTCAATCAAAGCCCGACATAcgtccccacccccccccccccctgtgatGTGAAAAGAATGATTGGCTTGAAGACGGACTGAATTACATGGCAACAAGAACTACAATGATAATGGAAACAACGATCGACAACAATGACAACGACAGCGACAACGGCAACGGCACTGGCAACTACAACTAcaactacaactgcgactacgaCGACgaggacgacgacgacgacgacgctGGCACCGCCACCGGGCACCGCCACCGCCACGACCGGGgccgcatgcaattatgtcctctgtgAAATACTATCCGGagcatgtccgccggacggttttgcatttgcaatcgtgtccgcccgaaCGCTGCTGCATAAATTTGCATGCAGGTGTGTGCctccgtgcaaaaccgtccatgcaataaattaaacgcccttggtcgactgaacacgttttttttacaagctcagtacatgtcatgaatgacatgggaaatgttcggccgttgggtattcgctgcaatcataaaatacgtgaatattcatgttgcATACGttggttcagtgcatgcacgctcgcttacgcgagCACGTGTACAGCCATGTACAAGTCCGCCGggcggtttttgcatagccccggacacgattgcatatgcaaaagtgtccggagcggtcacaattgcatctgacaccggcaatACAAACGGCAACGACAACTgcaacagtaacaacaacaacagcaacagcaacagcaacagcaacagcagcaatagcaacaacaacagcaacagcaacatcaacagcaacacCAACACCACCAACAATAACAGCAATATCAGCATCAGCAGAACAGCAGCAAAAAATTAACAActttaacaataacaacaacaacaacctgtCTCGCATGCCGGATTCTCATCGTAGAAACCACATCCTGGTGAATCCCACGGAGCCACCAATCCGGGTCGGAGACCGTGAAATTGAACCCTTTTCACGGGATCAGTGAAAATGATTTTGCCGGTAGACTTATGATAATCTGCCACCACCTTGGAGAGAGAAGAGTAAAATGTGAATTAAAACAACAGAGGCTTATATCgactttaaattaaatattaGAGGGTATAGGCACGCTTTTTACCTGATAAAGACGCACTTAATTCATCCATTTGTGTTTGTTACCCGGTACAGCTTGTATTTGTATTCTGTTGTAATTCTCTATAGAGCGAAATGTTTAATTACTATGTGttatgcactatataagaatggttaattattataTACTATTATTAACTCTCTTTAGAATCGAGCTACTGCGATACACAAGTTTAGTTTTGTAATGCAAATAGAATTATCTGATAAATGGATTGTTATCTTACTAATGGATTCCTAATGGATTTCTTaaaaatatgggggggggggatacaaGTCTCCAAGTAGTTTAAAACGCCACTGTATTCGATATTATTTCGAAATTTGAAACATTACGTTGAATGGATATAATAAATCTGTTTACCGACGAGGAATGTTTGCTTCAATCAAAAGGTCAAAGTCAATGAACACCATCAGAattcagggggaaaaaaaaaaaaaaaatgaccagACCCAGCATTTGAAAAGTCATCTTATTCGATGCTttaagatgttgacaaaatttTCCCTCGAAGGATCTACAATAAAATGGCATATTTTAAGTGTGTTTAATAAGGACTCAATCTTTTTGACAATTAGTGCGCCACAAAGAGCTGGATTCGACCTCGGAGAACCTCTTTGGCTGCTCTTAGGTGATCTAATGGATAGCTATTATCTGTCTCACCTTGGGTACCTTTTGATCTTTCGCTAATCTCGAACTGCTCTGTTATATGGCATACAGACGATGTAATGTCATAGAGTgacttaaatgtcaaataaccAAACACAGGATGGTAGAGAAATTAAATGGTCCTCATTTGAGATTTTGTTTCAAAGTGGGTTTAAAACTCATCATGAAAGTTTGGAACACATTACAAATCTCTAGGCGGAGCGAAACTACAAATTAATAGCCCGAAAGTTTACTGTAGCTTTTTCCTATCTCTATTCGAACGTTATATAAGTATCTAAAATGTGATTGTATCGGTACTGTTTCGTAGTAAAATTTGGAACGTGACGTCATCGTACATCAACGTGTCTGTGCACCACAAAGAGCGAGGGCACTTTGGTGCTTTTGGAGTCTTGCTATGAAAAGGAAAGTTTGTAAGTTTGGAAAGCAAAAGCTCAAATCGATAGATGTGTGTGTACAACAAAtagtaaacccccccccccaaaaaaaaaaaaaaaacatacattcaGGCGttcctttacaaaaaaaataaaaataaaaataaaataaaaataaaattggggTACATACCTCAAAAATACCCTTTTCTGTATCAGTCATGTCCCAAAGAGAATACACTGAAAGTCTGTCGCCGTTTTCAGTCATCTCCACGTCGCCAGCAATACCTTACAcgaaataaaaacatttcatcGTTAGACTGGCAATGAGAGTAACATTTTCACTAaacgcactggacacgtttggtgttATTGTGatagaccagtaatctcacttggtgtatcctaacataaattatgcaaaaaaaaaaaaaacctagtgTGTAcatttgggctaaattggtcatcgaagttgcaggaagAAAgttaagagaaaaaacacccttgttgcacaactatGTGCTCTTCCAGATGCATTATAAAAGGTTTCAGCTGaatcattttattatttgagtgagaaattacctctttctcaaaaactaagtaacttcagagggaagtTGTCTAAAAAATATCGTATATAAAAAACGAAAATTTAAAATGGCAAAGTATTActttatattttttcaaagtgCACCCACAACACTTTCCAATTCAAATAAATTGATATCAAATAAAGGCTGAAAGTTAGACTAGTCTGGTCCATATACATGCTAGGAAGGGTGTACTTGTAATCATAAGAGCCTGGGAACTCGGACACAGAGGTTGTTGACGAAGGGTCCAGTACGTCGGAATTAGTGAGTTGAGAATATTGAGGAATTGTTCAAGTAGGTCATCCCTGATGGACAAGAATTATAACGGTGTGAAGCGCATTGATTTAATAAGtacagggtggatttcacacagagttaagactaatcttatctcAAGTTTGGAAGAGTAATACTCGTCCTAGCTTAgaactagccatacgtttttcatatctccAAGGATTAGTCCTAGGTTATGAATAGTCCttacttttttcctttttcttttaaactaaactaaaattAATTAAACCCCCGGTGTGGTgccctgaacatctgacgtaacacttcgaggctcgagaattacgccagagagtggcctcgagcctgcgtcgttttttttcttctgacgGTCACGTGGTATGGATGTACCATTGATCTCGCATCCTTTTAACAGTCAAATTCTACGTACACGTTTACGTATAAAACTTCATTATatcgatgtacatgtaccgATACAAGTACGCTGTATCCAATGATTTCGGTTTTGTGCAATCGACAGATGGATTGCATGTCATCATCAACTTCCATCAATattatttgatgataaacaatggaaaagtatCCACTGCGCACGACTCTCCGACAATTGGGAGTTTTTTTAGCTGCACGCTATGCGAacagaaattgttttgtttgaatctcacgtttttagcatacgtgaagtaACCATATTTCACGTCAGATACGTACGTGCATACGTCATTCGTGAGGGtgaaataagcccaaagtggtgacgtcacctagaaacaacatGACTGTTTTGACaatcacgttcacgtttttgctcgcgtaacgtgcagctaactGCACGTTATGCGAACAAAATACGTAAGCGTCAGAAAATTGTATGGTTGAAATCCCgcgtttttagcatacgtgaagttaccatttttcacCTAATACGTGAGCATAAAATAATACTTAAGTgctgacgtcacctagaaacaacacaatttctTGACGTTCACGTGTTTGCTCGCGGAACGTGCGGCTAAACCTCGCTTCTAATGAAAGCATTTCACGCGTGCctattcatcaaagatggcggccaatgacgtcatgtgtaaTCCTCCCTATCCTTGCGGGTAAGGACAAGGGACCAGTCTACATGAGCGGTATCTACGAACCAAGTAGTATTACCTTTGAATGTTCGGTTCCACATCTTCTTCCTTAGAGCGCGACCATCCCTGATGTTACCTCCCTCGTGTATCGTCTCATTGATCGCAAGAGAGTAGAGTATGAGGGCGTCGTGAAAAGAATCATCGAAGAAATTGGCCTGGTCGATAGGGGAAACAAGGAAGAGGGAAATGGCGCTCATAATTGAAACAAATTAGATAACAATGTAGTGCTTTCATTTCTGACCCTGTTTCCTAAACGATGTTATAGCTGGAAATAATTGATTGGTTGGTTGGAACGGATGGTGTATAGTGGGTCCGTTTCCCATATTAACTTAATAGGATGCGTATCAACTGCTTGTATTGGTGAATATTATTAGCCGTAGATAGAAGGTGTGTGGTGTATTACCCGCAAGCAACGGGAAGATTTGTGGAATAGCGTTGTCAGTCATTTAAATGGGCTCCGAAAACCCACTTTTCCCCCTATAGTCTGTAGCTGGTCGACATTGTCCttgtactgttttttgttttccctttttcagCGCCTTGCATCCTTTGGCAATTTAGCGCTAAAGAcagtttatttctttttattatatttCCCATAGGAATTTGCTGCTGggaatttgataaaaattagaACCAAACTGATCCAGTCGAACATCGACATCGGTACGTAGCTCAAGCATTTGCTTCTTTAATCACATTTTATTTAATGTACCAAGGCAAAGAAAACAATGTTGCGTATCATGTAGCTGAATAACAGCTGTTAAAACACTGcttgacaaaacaaacagaACATGTTCAGAGTCAGCCGCAAATTCAAGAACTTGTGGATGGATTAAAATCTTTTCGCGATGAAACAAACTGAGGATCCATACAACAGAACAAACATCACGCCTACTCATAGGTAACCAGGTGCATCTAATGCTTCACAAGCATCAAGGAAACAgagatgaagaaaacaaaaatcacaaaaaggAATGAAATGTTGTGGTATCTGAAATGATCTTGAATTTACAATAGGAAGGACGAGCTACTGATGTATCGTGCTCGATCAATTTAATTTAGCTGTTATCGCTTCCCTTATTATAATTGCCGATAGGCAcgcagtaggcctatacatgaTGTACGCGTTAATTATTGACTTTTGATTACATTAATATGGTACTAAGGGACGTATCACACACAGAAGAAGATGTTTCTGGGAGAACAAAGTGAAAATCAGGTGCAAAAATCCAGCAGAAAAGAGGGGACAGACGTTTCTAACCATTTTTGCTTAAGCCCAGCCAACAAGGGGAAGGGATATATTTTGCTGCTCAAACCAAGAAAAAAGGAAGAGGGGATAAATTTGGTTATCCCTTGAAACTCAGAAATGAAAAAATGTGCGACATAATATTGCTTACAAATACgtgaaatttatcatttttttaatgtttgccTATTGAACAATTGGATTCAGCAATTCGTAAAATCGAGAGcatatttttcacaattttgagAAGAAAATGATGTTGCTCTACAATTCTGTTTTGatataattttgtaaatttgaaaaaataaccaaaaataaaaataaatgcagTTAAAAATGCCTCTTTTAATTTCAACATTCTTTAATAGTGAAACTGAACTTTTGGGCCCTAACCTCATTTCCAGCATCGGGAACGTAATTGTAGTCTCTCTTCATCCGCATGTTCACCTCGTTTTGAAATTTAACGTAATCGGCAGTTTTGGGTTCGTACAGACGGATCGTCATTAGTGATTGATAAGCTTCTTTCAACTTCTCGTCGTATTCATCACCCTGTTTTATTAATGAGAAAGAATCAAGTCAAAGTAGAGGGTCTACGGAGagacaaagaaacaaataaaatagcACCAATTCCACAATAAAAGCTCAATATCCATAAAGCAATAGCACCAATACTGAAGTAACCAAAAAGTAATGAAGTAATCCAAAAATAATGTCAACATTTGAAAACACCGTATTATTTAGATAACCGCACAGAGAGcgttctaaaaaaaatacacaatataAATTTGCTATACAGCTTGATCAGATTTCCATTAGTGttagtatttttatttatttatatttttttttaaatatcatcCTACAAAAGGTACAACCCCCATTCCCATCGCCAGCTCAATCCttcaaaccaataataataataataataataataataataataataataataataataataataataataataataataataataatgataatgataatgataatgataatgataatgataatgataatgataatgataatgataatgataatgataatgataatgataatgataatgataatgataatgataatgataatgataatgataatgataatgataatgataatgataatgataatgataatgataatgataatgataatgataatgataatgataatgataatgataatgataatgataatgataatgataatgataatgataatgataatgataatgataatgataatgataatgataatgataatgataatgataatgataatgataatgataatgataatgataatgataatgataatgataatgataatgataatgataatgataatgataatgataatgataatgataatgataatgataatgataatgataatgataatgataatgataatgataatgataatgataatgataatgataatgataatgataatgataatgataatgataatgataatgataatgataatgataatgataatgataatgataatgataatgataatgataatgataatgataatgataatgataatgataatgataatgataatgataatgataatgataatgataatgataatgataatgataatgataatgataatgataatgataatgataatgataatgataatgataatgataatgataatgataatgataatgataatgataatgataatgataatgataatgataatgataatgataatgataatgataatgataatgataatgataatgataatgataatgataatgataatgataatgataataaaaatgataatgataatgataatgataatgataatgataatgataatgataatgataatgataatgataatgataatgataatgataatgataatgataatgataatgataatgataatgataatgataatgataatgataatgataatgataatgataatgataatgataatgataatgataatgataatgataatgataatgataatgataatgataatgataatgataatgataatgataatgataatgataatgataatgataatgataatgataatgataatgataatgataatgataatgataatgataataataataataataataataattttaccaaataaatggacaaaattaAGCACTATCAGTAATGCTAAGTACTTAGGCCCTACTTTGATGTACGTTCATCGAAATCGTTTGCCCATAACCTGTGTATTTGTGAATCTTATTGGCGGCACACACAACTGGAATTGGACAGTCAGTTGTATGTGGGAGTCAACAAATAGGCAGCTTATAACACGCGCATTTGCACAATCCCATCATCAATAAGCAGACCCgattaaaggcccggtcacacaggccccgataacgagaacgaaaacgataacgataaaaatgcacgctcgcgattggctGATTTGCTCCTTTGCAGAAAACGCCCAcgtcattcaaccaatcgaaggcgtgcatttttatcgttatcgttttcgttctcgttatcggggcctgtgtgaccgggccttaagggcTCACGTTGTCATGGTAACAAGTACTAAGATTTGAGCCAAATTGTCTGCACGCACTTGTAGGCTTTAGATGAAGATTTCCTCCACAATGGTATATAGGTTGAAACACGGCTATTCTCAAATTCTATCTATTAAATCCCCGCGGGGACATCTCTTGTTCCTTCTTTTGTCCCCGTTATGGACTTCCAtagagcaacccagtcttaaaggcagtggacactattggtaattgctcaaaataattatcagcataaaacctcacttggtaacgagtaatggggagaggttgatagtaaaaagcattgtgagaaatagctccctatgaagtgacgtatagtttacgagaaagaagcaattttccacgagtttgatttcgagacctcaagtttagaatttgaggtctcaaaatcaagcaactaaaagcacacaacttcgtgtgacaagggtgttatttttctttcatagttatctcgccaCTCAAACGACCAATATggagcgcaaattttcacaggtttgttattttatgttttgagatacaccaactgaggagactggtctttgacaattaccaatagtgtgcagtgtctttaaaggcactgaactattggtaactactcaaaatagttgtaagcAACTTACTTGGCAGTGAGCAATGGAGTGTtcatagtataacacattgtgagagacaGCCAAAtcctcactgaaatatttgaaatgaataagagacctcagctgaggtctggaaatcaaggcatctgaaagcactcaactttgCGACACGTGTGTTTTTTTCaaccattattttctcgcaacttcgacgaccaatggagttcaaattttcactggtgttttgttttatgcatgttgagatacacttcaatactggtatttgactaTGTCCAAACTAGTCCAGTGCCTGCGTATAATATAAGGAAAACCGTTCACTTTCACTGCGtattttgtgtggataattggcCTATACACTTGTCTACCATCTTTCtcaccattatgcattttatagcaaatggtttaaaatgtttttcatggaccaactttcccgatctaaggcaacgtaaCCCTTTAAACAGTACGATGCTGGTTTTACCGTTCTCCGTTCAAGTTGTGTATGTCGTCtggaaaaatatatttatattttgtctGGAACGATTTGTGACCCAATGTAATGTAATTTATGACAATTACGCCCAGACAAAAGAAAGTAAAATCGAAATGAATACACCCCCATAATTGCAGTTGTAGTAAATGTATTGAAGTTGGAAGTAGATCACGAAGGTTTCTGTAATTCGATTAGATCCCGGGAAAAATGGTAAATCAGTTACCGTTTCTTTCTTCTTGGTACAATTAATGAAGGTGCTGTAATAcacacttgaggtctcgaaatcaaattcgtggacaattactttttttctcgaaaactacgtcacttcagagggagccgtttctcacaatgttttatactttcaacatctccccattactcgttaccaagtaagtttttttgctcataattatgttgagtaattaccaatagtgtccactgccttgaatgtCTTTTATCGTACACTGGATCAAGCTACAGCTGTAGTGAGTGGTATTTGGCTTTAAGTGTAAGTAATTGTTGATGATTTAAAACAGAATATGCTGTCCATCTAGGAATGGTTTGTCCAAATTGTCTTTAGGTTTGTAAACTTACCTGTATCAAGGAAACTTAAGACGTGGGGCCGATTTCAAAAGGAGCTAAGATAAATCTCGAACTGCAATAACATATATAAGCAAAGTGTTTCTATAGCACAAATCTCTTCATGTAATTTGACTTGAGCTGTTTTGTGCGTTGATTTTGACCCAAGGAGCGACCGACTTTTCCTTTCACTTGTCCCAATTTAAGTGCAGTTTGAAGGGACATCATAATTCGCTATCACGAGCGCTTAATTATAAGTACGTCTAATGCGATGtcgtaaaaaaacaaacacgtaTTTTTGTTGTGAAAACTATACAGGTGCCTCAGCACAAAGAGACAAattgtagtaggcctatatactGTGATAGTCAGAAATGGTCTGAAGTCGAGAATCTTGGCAACATGCAGTGAACTCCCCTAGATTATTATGATTTTTCTcaaatggaaacaaaacaaaatgggttaaagccattggaccctttcggttcagaaaaaaaaagttcacagatttgcaaataaattacagggtttacagaaggtagtggtgaaagacttctctagaaatgttattccatgaaatgctttactttttgagaaaacagcaaaacgatatcaattctcgttaacgagaattacggattcattttaaacacatgtcatgacacggcaaaaacGCGCGGAagcaaggatgggttttcccgttattttctcccgactccgatgaccgattgagcctaaattttcacaggtgtgttatttgaTATGGAAgctgtggtacacgaagtgtgggccttggacataactgtttaccgaaagggtccaatggcttttaataaTCCATGACATTGCATAATATTTTTTACAACCTAGGAAGCGGCAGTCGTCATAAAGCGCCTTATGACTGTACCCCAATGcacagtaaacaaaattaagaaaatatcTACAAACAAGAGACAGAAATAATTAAAAGCAtgaataagaaagaaaaaataaataacaagattttaaaatactgacctgattccaggAGTCATCACCAAAGTCGCCGGTATTGTTGAACGGATGGTAGCTGATGAAGACGTAATTACCCGAAATCATTTTAAGGTCATAAGCGGTTTTCATTAATTTTCGGACGGTGTCTCCATCGGCACTTATGAAGATAACTGAAAGAgaagcaaacaaaaaatacaaagaatTAACGAACTTGCAGGGCTTTAAATTACACTCAACACAAATACATATCAACACCCAAAACAGTTAGTTATTGTTAACAAGAAAATCCGTTAAAGCgctgaacacctttggttattgtcaaaattcagtatgctcacttggtgtatccaactTACATGCATACTAATAATAACTAATGTGAATGTTTGGATCAGtcgatcagggcccaatttcatggctctgcttaccgtaagcacagaatcggcgcttacggaagcattctgtgcttacggcaagtgtacttcacgggttagcggcgaattaatttggcttctgcgcgtgcgttcTTCACGTTActataggcattctacgcttacaaggctagcacagaaattcggcgcttgcacgtaagcggggaatcgcgatcgtaagcgcataattcggaggtaagcagagccatgaaatttggcccaagtttcaagagaaaaatgaaatgaacaaCATCAATGTTGatgcataaatttgtgtgctttcagtgccTAATAAAAgggttcaggcctgaagtattttgatATTTGACTGGTGAGCAATAACCTTACCCAAAAGGTACGTTACtgcagggagccgtttctcactatgttttatataaccaacagctctccattgctcgttacagaGTAAGTTGTTAATGCTATAGTATAACAATACtttggagtaattacaaatattgTCCAATGCCTTGAAGCACGCGGacataattgtcaaagaccagcattcaaAAGGttcgggcaagcttttgtataaaGCAACCTTAAGGTCAGCAAACCCTTGTACCATTGGACCTTGCAAATCCATTCAGAACTGTTGTATGGGTGTTCGCTGGCTCTTACGTAACAATGcaaaaagcttgccccaaatcTTGTGAATCAGCAACTTGGAATTCAAACTGAAGTGATAATATTTGTGACCAAGCACGCCTCTGTACATACCTGTCTCTATGGTACAATACAGTATTCAAATCTAATACGCAAAATCTCATTGATGTAACCTTACTTCTTGAGACAAACTCTGCTTCTTCTAAAGCCTCTTCAATCTCACCCGCCTCAACTAAATGCTCGTGTGCATCCACCCCACTAATGTGAATTGTGTGTTCGAGTCCCTTAGCGAAGCCGATATAATTATCATCATACAAAATCATGCACGTCTTCCACTTGAACTCTTCGAACAGTGCCACAACAAAGTCATATAGTGCAGTAATCTCATGAGACATCCTAGTGAGTGTTGGAAATCTTGCTTTATCATCTAAAATAGAAGAGTCCGAACTCAGCGAGATAACCGGTATGTTCCACGACGCGGATAGATCAGCAACGGCGACTAGGGCATCGTTGCAGGGCGGCCCGAAGAAGGCCCAGGCGTCCCCACTAGTGTATGCCTCAACGGCCACGGCCACATCGCCTCGAATGGGTTCAGAACACCCGTCGTAGGAGTAGGTACATCTGAAGGTGAAATTTGCGTATGATTGATCCTTCACCAGATGGGCTATCTGTTCCAAGGCAATATCTATAGCTGGTTTGATACGGATGGGTGACAGTAACAAAGACGAGGAGTTCTCTCCCAAAATTATACATATCGGCAACTCAGTACCGACTGCAGTCAATGTAAACTGACTGAAGATAAGAAGCCAAAACGGACAGAGATAACATAACATGCTGCGATGCCGTTTACGCCGTAATAAAATACCATTACCCTCATCAAGTGCATTCTGTTTTCAAACCCAATAATAATTTCATTTATAGTTGGCCCAGTTCACCTGACGTCAACACCACATCAATTAGGTCGCATGCGTGTTCGACCACTGGGGCCCATTAAGATGCGCGAATTTGGACCAATCGATcccaaacttccacaggtttgtcagtatatgaatatggtggattacataaagtgcct belongs to Asterias amurensis chromosome 5, ASM3211899v1 and includes:
- the LOC139937321 gene encoding atrial natriuretic peptide receptor 3-like — translated: MLCYLCPFWLLIFSQFTLTAVGTELPICIILGENSSSLLLSPIRIKPAIDIALEQIAHLVKDQSYANFTFRCTYSYDGCSEPIRGDVAVAVEAYTSGDAWAFFGPPCNDALVAVADLSASWNIPVISLSSDSSILDDKARFPTLTRMSHEITALYDFVVALFEEFKWKTCMILYDDNYIGFAKGLEHTIHISGVDAHEHLVEAGEIEEALEEAEFVSRIIFISADGDTVRKLMKTAYDLKMISGNYVFISYHPFNNTGDFGDDSWNQTLYFDLILSH